ACCTCAGGAAAAGAAGTTTCAGGAGCAAAAGTTTTTGAATTGTACGATACGTTTGGGTTTCCAAAGGATTTGACAGCTTTGATTTTAAAAGAAAAAGGCTATGCTTACAATGAAGAAGATTTTGAAGTTGAATTGCAAAAACAAAAAGCACGTTCGCGTGCGGCTTCAGAAGTTACAACGGAGGATTGGTCGGTTTTAATTCCAGGCAATGCAGAAACGTTTGTAGGTTATGACCAAACTGAAAATAATGTAAAAATCACTAGAATTCGTAAAGTTGATTCTAAAAAAGATGGCATTTTATATCAAATCGTTTTAGATAAGACCCCTTTTTACCCAGAAGGCGGTGGACAAGTCGGCGATAAAGGAACTTTGGTTTCTGCTAACGAAACCATTGAAATCATCGACACCAAAAAAGAAAATAATTTAATTCTACATTTTGCTAAACAATTACCAGAGAATGTTACTGCGAATTTTGTGGCAAAAGTAAACACCGATTTAAGAACATCAACTTCTAAAAACCACTCGGCTACGCATTTGATGCATTTAGCTTTGAGAACCATTTTAGGAACACATGTGGAACAGAAAGGGTCGTTGGTAAGTCCAAATTATTTGCGTTTTGACTTTTCGCATTTTTCTAAAGTTTCTGATGAAGAGTTACGTCAAGTAGAAGCAAGTGTGAATGCTCAAATTGAAGCACAATTACAGTTGGTAGAACACAGAAGTATTCCCATTCAGCAAGCGATGGAGCAAGGTGCCATGGCGTTGTTTGGTGAAAAATATGGAGACCATGTTCGTATGATTGAATTTGGAGAAAGCAAAGAACTTTGTGGAGGTATTCATGTAAAAAACACAGCAGATATTTGGCATTTTAAAATCATTTCTGAAGGAGCCGTTGCAGCAGGAATTCGTCGTATAGAAGCAATTACTGGCGATGCTGTTAAGAGTTTTTACCAAAATCAGGAAAGTACGTTGGCCGAAATTAAAGAAACGTTGAAAAATCCGCAAGATATTTTAAAATCGGTTACTAGTTTGCAAGACGATAATGCTAAGTTGAAAAAACAACTTGAGCAATTATTAAAAGAGAAAGTGGATGGTTTAAAAAACAACTTGGTTTCAGAATTTCAAGAAATAAACGGCATTAACTTTTTAGCAAAGCAAGTTGATTTATCAATGAGTTCAACCAAAGATTTGGCGCAGGCTATAGGAAGTTCAAAACCAAATTCATTTGTGTTTTTAGCATCGGTTGAAGATAATACGCCAAATATTCATTGCTATATTTCAAAAGAATTAGTTGCTGAAAAAGGATTAAATGCAGGAAACATCATTAGGGAATTAGGAAAATATATAGATGGAAATGGAGGCGGACAACCGTTCTTTGCATCAGGAAAAGGAAAAAATATTGTTGGAGTTAAGGACGCATTAGAAAAAGTGAAACAATTTATTTAATTAAATATTGATAATTATGAAAGCAAAGATTATAATTTTTTTAATGTTGTTTTTTCCAACTATTTTTTTAGCTCAACAATTTCCAAGTCCTCCTATGCGTCAAATAAATAATCAAATGATGCAACAACAACAAGTGATGCAACAACAACAGCAAATGATGCGAATGTTGCAAAATAATATTCAAACGGATGAACAAAAATTAATTAGAGAGGAAAATAAAAAAAATAAGATTGAAGAAAAGATTAAGAGCTTAAATGATGTTTTATTAAAATTAAATGATGAATTGTCAAAAACAAAAAACACAAACACCCAACCTAATAAAGAGCTTCAAAAACAGGAAGATAATTTGAATAAAAAGGTAGATAAAACAAATAAAGCTATTGAAAAAAATACTGAAAAGCTACAAGTTTCAAATAAAATAATTGAAGATCTTAAAGGTAATATTGATAAAACTAAAATAAAATTAGAAGAAAAAAAGAAAGAAAAAGAGTTGAAAAAACTAGAGAAAGAAGAAAAAAAGAAAATGAAAGAATGATGTTTTTATAAATCATAATAAATTTCAATAGTCCTTTAATAAAAACTGGAATAACAAGAATAGTAAATGGTTTATAATATTTAACCGTTTCAACTTTACGCCTTAGCGCCTTAGCGTCTTAGCGACTTTGTAACTTTGAAGCTTTGCAACTCATTTAAAACATGAAATTTCTAACCCAAGTACCATTACAAAAACAGTCTGAAAATCTAATAGACTATCATTCTAATATATTACTATTAGGATCCTGTTTTGTGGAAAATATAGGTGAAAAATTATCATATTTCAAGTTTCAAAATAGTATCAATCCATTTGGTATCTTGTTTCATCCAAAAGCTATTGAAACCTTCATTACAAAAGCTATAAATAAAACGTCCTATTCAGAAAAAGACATATTTTTTTATAATGAACAATGGCACTGTTTTGACGCGCATTCAAAGCTGAGTAACCCTTCAAAAGAAACGTTGTTACATAATTTGAATGAAGCCATCAAGGCAACAAATAAACAAATCCACAAATCAACACATATTATAATCACATTAGGAACTGCTTGGGTTTATCGGCTTTTAGAATCCAATCAACTTGTAGCAAATTGCCATAAAGTGCCACAAAAACAGTTTGCTAAAGAATTGTTATCGGTCGAAGCGATTACGAAATCATTAGAAACAATTGTAAATTTAATCAGGAGTGTTAATAGCAAAGCATCTATTATTTTTACGGTATCGCCTGTACGACATATCAAAGACGGTTTTATTGAAAACACCCAAAGTAAAGCACATTTAATTACAGGCATACATTCCAACAACCAACAACCAACAACCAACAACTATTTTCCAAGCTACGAAATTATGATGGACGAGCTTCGCGATTATCGTTTTTATGTCGAAGATATGTTGCACCCCAATCAAAC
This genomic window from Mariniflexile sp. TRM1-10 contains:
- the alaS gene encoding alanine--tRNA ligase, yielding MKSQDIRSKFLSFFEDKKHSIVPSAPMVLKDDPTLMFVNSGMAPFKEYFLGNAVPKNSRITDTQKCLRVSGKHNDLEEVGYDTYHHTLFEMLGNWSFGDYFKKEAIAWAWELLTEVYGIDKDILYVTVFEGSEEDKLPMDIEAYDLWKQFISEDRILKGNKKDNFWEMGDQGPCGPCSEIHVDIRSAEEKAKVSGKDLVNQDHPQVVEIWNLVFMQYNRKANGSLESLPDKHIDTGMGFERLCMVLQGVQSNYDTDVFTPLIEKIEQITGFLYVRTGRDLPVLDKNQEKTNIAIRVICDHVRAVAFSIADGQLPSNTGAGYVIRRILRRAIRYGFTFLDKKEPFIYRLVDVLSAKMGTAFPEMKSQQQLVTNVIREEEASFLRTLEQGLQLLDKVVVETSGKEVSGAKVFELYDTFGFPKDLTALILKEKGYAYNEEDFEVELQKQKARSRAASEVTTEDWSVLIPGNAETFVGYDQTENNVKITRIRKVDSKKDGILYQIVLDKTPFYPEGGGQVGDKGTLVSANETIEIIDTKKENNLILHFAKQLPENVTANFVAKVNTDLRTSTSKNHSATHLMHLALRTILGTHVEQKGSLVSPNYLRFDFSHFSKVSDEELRQVEASVNAQIEAQLQLVEHRSIPIQQAMEQGAMALFGEKYGDHVRMIEFGESKELCGGIHVKNTADIWHFKIISEGAVAAGIRRIEAITGDAVKSFYQNQESTLAEIKETLKNPQDILKSVTSLQDDNAKLKKQLEQLLKEKVDGLKNNLVSEFQEINGINFLAKQVDLSMSSTKDLAQAIGSSKPNSFVFLASVEDNTPNIHCYISKELVAEKGLNAGNIIRELGKYIDGNGGGQPFFASGKGKNIVGVKDALEKVKQFI
- a CDS encoding GSCFA domain-containing protein, coding for MKFLTQVPLQKQSENLIDYHSNILLLGSCFVENIGEKLSYFKFQNSINPFGILFHPKAIETFITKAINKTSYSEKDIFFYNEQWHCFDAHSKLSNPSKETLLHNLNEAIKATNKQIHKSTHIIITLGTAWVYRLLESNQLVANCHKVPQKQFAKELLSVEAITKSLETIVNLIRSVNSKASIIFTVSPVRHIKDGFIENTQSKAHLITGIHSNNQQPTTNNYFPSYEIMMDELRDYRFYVEDMLHPNQTAINYIWEKFQEVWVSSEAIKTMKLVDEVQKGLQHKPFNPDSEAHQKFLLGIKEKQLQLKKEYPHIKF